The Dokdonella koreensis DS-123 genome has a segment encoding these proteins:
- the kdsC gene encoding 3-deoxy-manno-octulosonate-8-phosphatase KdsC produces MLPDDLPADIRARAARIRLAVFDVDGVMTDGRLWYGEDGHEIKAFHVHDGLGLKRLLANGIEVAVITARISRTVTERMADLGVAHVYQGQDDKLACFRTLLGALGLEPDQAAYTGDDLPDLAVMRQAGFGVAVANAHPWVRERAHWRTRRSGGEGAVREICDLLLAAQGRAEAELAQHLR; encoded by the coding sequence ATGCTGCCCGACGACCTGCCCGCCGACATCCGCGCCCGCGCGGCCCGTATCCGCCTCGCCGTCTTCGACGTCGACGGCGTCATGACCGACGGCCGCCTCTGGTACGGCGAGGACGGTCACGAGATCAAGGCCTTCCACGTGCACGACGGCCTCGGCCTCAAGCGCCTGCTGGCCAACGGGATCGAGGTGGCCGTCATCACGGCGCGCATCAGCCGGACCGTGACCGAGCGCATGGCCGACCTCGGCGTCGCCCACGTCTACCAGGGACAGGACGACAAGCTGGCCTGCTTCCGTACGCTGCTCGGCGCGCTGGGGCTCGAGCCCGACCAGGCCGCCTATACCGGCGACGACCTGCCGGACCTGGCCGTCATGCGCCAGGCCGGCTTCGGCGTGGCGGTGGCCAATGCCCATCCGTGGGTCCGTGAACGCGCGCACTGGCGCACGCGCCGCAGCGGCGGCGAGGGCGCCGTCCGCGAGATCTGCGACCTGCTGCTGGCGGCCCAGGGGCGCGCCGAGGCCGAGCTCGCGCAGCACCTGCGATGA
- a CDS encoding KpsF/GutQ family sugar-phosphate isomerase has product MNAQIQPVAAKLAPTPIDGEALRRSALNVVTIEAQAIDALKNRIDGNFMRACQVMFDCAGRIVVSGMGKSGHIARKIAATLASTGTPAFFVHPAEASHGDLGMITQKDVVLALSNSGETDELLTILPLIKRQGVPLIAMTGNAASSLARLSDVHLDVSVPEEACPLGLAPTSSTTAALVMGDALAIALLEARGFTDEDFARSHPAGTLGRRLLLHIGDVMHTGEAIPSVDTHATLFEAVLEMTRKGLGMTAITDPEGRLLGVFTDGDLRRAVDDGDIDLRTTPVVRLMTINPKTIGPDKLAVEAARVMEAHKIHALLVVDSDRRVVGALNIHDLLRARVV; this is encoded by the coding sequence ATGAACGCCCAAATCCAGCCGGTCGCCGCGAAGCTCGCCCCCACCCCGATCGACGGCGAGGCGCTGCGTCGCAGCGCGCTCAACGTGGTCACGATCGAGGCGCAAGCCATCGATGCCCTCAAGAACCGCATCGACGGGAACTTCATGCGGGCCTGCCAGGTGATGTTCGACTGCGCCGGCCGCATCGTGGTGTCCGGCATGGGCAAGTCCGGCCACATCGCGCGCAAGATCGCCGCGACCCTGGCCTCCACCGGCACGCCGGCGTTCTTCGTGCACCCGGCCGAAGCCAGCCACGGCGACCTCGGCATGATCACGCAGAAGGACGTGGTCCTGGCGCTCAGCAACTCCGGCGAGACCGACGAACTGCTGACGATCCTGCCGCTGATCAAGCGCCAGGGCGTGCCGCTGATCGCGATGACCGGCAATGCCGCCTCGTCGCTGGCGCGCCTGTCCGACGTCCACCTGGACGTCTCGGTGCCCGAGGAAGCCTGCCCGCTCGGCCTGGCGCCCACGTCGAGCACGACGGCGGCCCTGGTCATGGGTGATGCGCTGGCGATCGCGCTGCTCGAGGCCCGCGGCTTCACCGACGAGGACTTCGCCCGCTCCCACCCGGCCGGCACGCTCGGCCGCCGGCTGCTGCTGCACATCGGCGACGTCATGCACACCGGCGAGGCGATTCCGTCCGTCGACACCCACGCGACGCTGTTCGAGGCCGTGCTCGAGATGACCCGCAAGGGGCTGGGCATGACCGCGATCACCGACCCGGAAGGGCGCCTGCTCGGCGTGTTCACCGACGGCGACCTGCGCCGTGCGGTCGACGACGGCGACATCGACCTGCGCACGACGCCGGTGGTGCGCCTGATGACGATCAACCCCAAGACGATCGGGCCGGACAAGCTCGCGGTCGAGGCGGCCCGCGTCATGGAGGCGCACAAGATCCATGCGCTGCTGGTGGTCGACAGCGACCGGCGCGTCGTCGGCGCCCTGAACATTCACGATCTGTTGCGCGCACGGGTGGTCTGA
- a CDS encoding BolA family protein has translation MDTSTIENLIRQGLPDAQVQVQGPDGVHFEALVVSPAFAGKLPLARHRMVYATLGDLMGGAIHALSLRTLTPDEARG, from the coding sequence ATGGACACATCCACGATCGAGAATCTGATCCGGCAGGGGCTGCCCGACGCCCAGGTGCAGGTGCAGGGGCCCGACGGGGTCCATTTCGAGGCGCTCGTCGTCAGTCCCGCATTTGCCGGCAAGCTGCCGCTGGCGCGGCATCGCATGGTCTATGCGACGCTCGGGGACCTGATGGGTGGAGCGATCCACGCATTGTCGCTGAGGACGCTCACGCCGGACGAAGCGCGCGGCTGA
- the murA gene encoding UDP-N-acetylglucosamine 1-carboxyvinyltransferase — MAKIVINGGQPLNGEVIVSGAKNAVLPILAACLLADEPVTIGNVPHLHDVTTTMELLGQMGVELVVDERMRIKVDPRAARHYFAPYDLVKTMRASILVLGPLVARFGAADVSLPGGCAIGSRPVDLHIKGLQALGADVTVENGYIRARAKRLRGTRINLDLVTVTGTENIMMAAVLAQGTTIIENAAQEPEVIDLANCLNAMGAQIEGAGTATLVIEGVERLHGTDYDVLPDRIETGTFLVGAAITGGRVTTKRVRPKTLDAVLSKLAEAGADINVGEDWIELDMGGRRPKAVNLTTAPYPAFPTDMQAQFTALNCIAEGVGVITETVFENRFMHAHELQRLGADIRLEGNTAIIKGVPQMTGAPLMATDLRASASLVLAGLVAQGDTTVDRVYHIDRGYENIEEKLGSLGAHIRRLPS; from the coding sequence ATGGCAAAGATCGTGATCAACGGCGGGCAACCGCTCAACGGTGAAGTCATCGTGTCGGGCGCCAAGAACGCCGTCCTGCCGATCCTCGCCGCCTGCCTGCTGGCCGACGAGCCGGTCACGATCGGCAACGTGCCGCACCTGCACGACGTCACCACGACGATGGAGCTGCTCGGCCAGATGGGGGTCGAGCTGGTCGTCGACGAGCGCATGCGCATCAAGGTCGATCCGCGGGCGGCACGGCACTACTTCGCGCCCTACGACCTGGTCAAGACGATGCGCGCGTCGATCCTCGTGCTGGGACCGCTGGTCGCGCGTTTCGGCGCGGCGGACGTCTCGCTGCCGGGCGGCTGCGCGATCGGCTCGCGGCCGGTGGACCTGCACATCAAGGGCCTCCAGGCGCTGGGTGCCGACGTCACCGTCGAGAACGGCTACATCCGCGCCCGCGCCAAGCGCCTGCGCGGCACCCGCATCAACCTCGACCTGGTGACCGTGACCGGCACCGAGAACATCATGATGGCCGCGGTGCTGGCCCAGGGCACGACCATCATCGAGAACGCCGCGCAGGAGCCGGAGGTGATCGACCTGGCCAACTGCCTCAACGCGATGGGCGCCCAGATCGAGGGCGCCGGCACCGCGACCCTGGTCATCGAGGGCGTCGAGCGCCTGCACGGCACCGACTACGACGTGCTTCCGGACCGCATCGAGACCGGCACCTTCCTGGTCGGCGCGGCGATCACCGGCGGCCGCGTGACGACCAAGCGCGTGCGTCCGAAGACGCTCGACGCGGTGCTGAGCAAGCTGGCCGAGGCCGGCGCGGACATCAACGTCGGCGAGGACTGGATCGAGCTGGACATGGGCGGGCGCCGCCCGAAGGCGGTCAACCTGACCACCGCGCCGTATCCGGCCTTCCCGACCGACATGCAGGCGCAGTTCACCGCGCTCAACTGCATCGCCGAAGGCGTCGGCGTGATCACCGAGACGGTCTTCGAGAACCGCTTCATGCACGCCCACGAGCTGCAGCGGCTCGGTGCCGACATCCGCCTGGAAGGCAATACCGCGATCATCAAGGGCGTGCCGCAGATGACCGGCGCGCCGCTGATGGCGACCGACCTGCGCGCCTCGGCCTCGCTGGTGCTCGCCGGCCTGGTGGCCCAGGGCGATACCACCGTGGACCGCGTCTACCACATCGATCGCGGCTACGAGAACATCGAGGAAAAGCTCGGCTCGCTCGGCGCGCACATCCGCCGGCTTCCGTCGTAG
- a CDS encoding acyl-CoA-binding protein — MPDDLKAAFQIAVERVRELAERPDNDTLLKLYALYKQGSEGDASGPKPGFFDFVGTAKHEAWVKLKGMSRDEAMLKYIDLVERLGHPADGTARS, encoded by the coding sequence ATGCCAGACGACCTCAAGGCCGCTTTCCAGATTGCCGTCGAGCGCGTCAGGGAGCTGGCCGAACGTCCGGACAACGACACCCTGCTCAAGCTCTACGCGCTCTACAAGCAAGGCTCCGAAGGCGACGCGTCCGGCCCGAAGCCGGGCTTCTTCGATTTCGTCGGCACCGCCAAGCACGAAGCCTGGGTCAAGCTCAAGGGCATGAGCCGCGACGAGGCGATGCTCAAGTACATCGACCTGGTCGAACGTCTCGGGCATCCGGCGGACGGCACCGCGCGCTCCTAG
- a CDS encoding phasin family protein, with translation MAASGSKRPSPSTPARPSSRPARGPSATARPAAKKPVTKKPVARKPAGKQPAARPAAATPTGAGGTGGTGQTIWLAGLGALARAQAEGTRLFETLVKAGVNFDTRVRKNARAQAGDFSALIGTAGEDLGERSRELWKRIDGLFQERLDQATAALPLVRRSELQALAARLDELARSVDQLQRSASKAAAPAVRTGAAERRPVAHAVKRVRDELADVAKELENAQIAARAPARKTGTARKG, from the coding sequence ATGGCAGCATCCGGATCGAAGCGTCCCTCCCCCAGCACGCCTGCGCGGCCCTCCTCCAGGCCTGCGCGAGGGCCGTCCGCCACGGCCAGGCCCGCCGCGAAGAAGCCGGTCACCAAGAAACCGGTCGCCAGGAAACCGGCCGGGAAGCAACCGGCGGCACGGCCGGCGGCCGCGACGCCTACCGGCGCCGGCGGTACCGGCGGTACCGGCCAGACGATCTGGTTGGCCGGGCTCGGCGCGCTGGCGCGGGCGCAAGCGGAGGGAACGCGCCTGTTCGAAACCCTGGTCAAGGCCGGCGTCAACTTCGATACGCGCGTCCGCAAGAACGCCAGGGCGCAGGCCGGCGATTTCAGTGCGCTGATCGGCACGGCCGGCGAGGATCTGGGCGAGCGCAGCCGCGAGCTCTGGAAGCGTATCGACGGCCTGTTCCAGGAACGCCTGGACCAGGCGACGGCGGCGCTGCCGCTGGTACGCCGCAGCGAACTGCAGGCGCTCGCCGCGCGTCTCGACGAGCTGGCACGCAGCGTCGATCAGCTGCAGCGATCGGCGAGCAAGGCCGCTGCGCCCGCCGTGCGCACGGGCGCCGCCGAACGCCGTCCGGTCGCCCATGCGGTCAAGCGCGTGCGCGACGAATTGGCCGATGTCGCCAAGGAACTGGAGAACGCACAGATCGCGGCACGCGCTCCGGCCCGCAAGACCGGCACCGCGCGCAAGGGCTGA